One stretch of Nodularia sp. LEGE 06071 DNA includes these proteins:
- a CDS encoding glutamate-5-semialdehyde dehydrogenase codes for MTMIQDTSGLIAIAQKTRACASKLALLDTEAKNLALEAIAQALESAKDEILQANMADCQGASAEGIAKPLYKRLQLDEHKLRDAIAGVRDVAKLADPVGQVQIHRELDTGLVLKRITCPLGVLGIIFEARPEAAIQIVSLAIKSGNGVILKGGKEAIRSCEAIVKAIKQGLSQTAVNSDAVQLLTTREETLELLNLDKYVDLIIPRGSNSFVQFVQDNTRIPVLGHAEGICHLYIDQAADIAKAIKVSVDAKIQYAAACNAIETLLIHKSIAADFLPKIAEALQRVDVELKGDSRTLEILPDIAQATATDWETEYSDLILAIKIVDSIEDAIAHINEYGSRHTEAIITEDLASVETFFGLVNAAGVFHNCSTRFADGFRYGFGAEVGISTQQMPPRGPVGLEGLITYKYQMTGDGHIVATYTGENAQSFTHQDLG; via the coding sequence ATGACTATGATTCAAGATACTTCTGGTTTAATTGCGATCGCTCAAAAAACCCGCGCCTGTGCAAGTAAATTGGCACTTCTGGACACTGAAGCGAAAAATCTAGCCCTAGAAGCGATCGCCCAAGCTTTGGAATCAGCCAAGGATGAGATTTTGCAGGCAAATATGGCTGATTGTCAAGGCGCATCTGCGGAAGGTATTGCCAAACCACTGTATAAACGCTTGCAATTAGATGAACATAAATTAAGAGATGCGATCGCTGGAGTGCGAGACGTGGCTAAACTAGCCGATCCAGTGGGACAGGTGCAGATTCACCGCGAACTTGATACAGGTTTAGTTCTCAAACGCATAACTTGTCCTTTGGGCGTGTTGGGGATTATTTTTGAAGCCCGTCCCGAAGCAGCAATTCAAATTGTCTCACTGGCGATAAAATCAGGTAACGGTGTAATTCTCAAAGGTGGAAAAGAAGCGATTCGTTCTTGTGAAGCCATAGTTAAAGCCATTAAACAAGGACTTTCTCAGACTGCGGTGAACTCAGATGCAGTGCAGTTATTAACAACGAGAGAAGAAACTTTAGAACTTTTAAATTTAGATAAATATGTAGACTTAATTATTCCCAGAGGTTCCAATTCCTTTGTGCAGTTTGTCCAGGATAATACGCGCATTCCCGTATTAGGACACGCCGAGGGAATTTGTCATCTATATATAGATCAAGCGGCTGATATTGCCAAAGCCATTAAAGTTAGCGTAGATGCTAAAATTCAATATGCCGCAGCTTGTAATGCCATTGAAACTTTATTAATTCACAAATCCATAGCCGCAGACTTTTTACCAAAAATTGCCGAAGCTTTGCAACGAGTTGATGTAGAATTAAAAGGTGATTCCCGCACCTTAGAAATATTACCTGATATTGCCCAAGCCACAGCTACAGACTGGGAGACAGAATACAGCGATTTGATTTTAGCGATTAAAATAGTAGACTCAATAGAAGATGCGATCGCTCATATTAACGAATATGGTTCCCGTCATACAGAAGCCATTATTACAGAAGATTTAGCATCTGTAGAAACCTTCTTTGGACTCGTGAATGCAGCCGGAGTATTTCATAACTGTTCTACCCGCTTCGCCGATGGTTTCCGCTACGGATTTGGTGCAGAAGTAGGAATCAGCACCCAACAAATGCCTCCCCGTGGTCCAGTCGGTTTAGAAGGATTAATCACCTACAAATATCAAATGACTGGTGACGGTCATATTGTCGCCACATACACCGGAGAAAACGCCCAATCATTTACACATCAAGATTTAGGATAA